CCACAAGGTTTGCAGAAATCCACTTTATTGCCCTTCGTAGATTTTCCCCCTCCGGCATAATGGTAGACATAATCATAAACCCCTATCAATAAAAAGTAGCAAAAGTATACACAAAAACCATCTTTGGTTCAATATCCAGTATAAAAACAGAAATAGTTAAACAATAGCCTGCTTCAGCAAAATGCCTTTTAAAAATTTCTTTGACAAACAATACATCTTCGATTATCATGCTATTAAATATCAGAAACGTTATTTCATAATATTAAATTAAGGAAGTGATAAGCTATGGAATACTGGAATCCTTACACAGAAACCTTACCAAGGGAAAAACTGGAGAATATAGAATTCTCATATTTCAAGAACATGTTCTCCTATGCAAAAACCCATTCTGCCCTGTATAGGGATAAATTGAAAGGAATAGAGGCTGACGATATAAGAACAGTTCACGATATTAGCAAAATTCCCTTCACCTACAAGGAAGAACTGAGGGCGTATCAGGAGATCGAGCCGCATCCATACGGTGGTCTCCTCGGCGTGGATATAAAGGATGTGACCACCTTCAGGCAGACGAGTGGAACTACCGGAAAACCGGTCTATGTCCCGGAGTCCTATGAGAGCTGGCAATGGAGGATTGAATCATGGTGTCATATCCTCTATATGGCAGGATTCAGGCCCAGGCACAGGGTTTTTCTCCCCTTCGGGTATAACGTATATGTGGCATTCTGGGAAGCACACTACGCTTCAGAAAAAGTAGGATGCGAAGTAATACCAGGCGGGGCACTCGATACAAAAGGAAGGGTGAATAAAATTATCGAAATACGGGCAAATGCCATGATGAATACCCCAACCTATGGCCTTCATATTGCCGAAGAAGCAATGAATATGGGCATTGACCCGAAATCTCTCGGGATTGAGAGGATGCTCTGTGCAGGGGAACCCATGCCTGAAGCTACCCGTCGTAAACTGGAAGACCTATACGGGTGTGAAACATATGACCACATCGGCGGGACTGAAGTATGCGGATGGGCCGGTATGTGCAAGGTCAAAAAGGGTCTCCATATTATAGAACCGTTTTTTCTTGTTGAGATACTCGACCGGGAGACACTCACAAAAGAGGTGGGAGAAGGTGAGCAGGGGGTAGTGGTAATCACACCCCTCGGAAGGAGGTCTTTCCCTTTCATCCGTTTCAACACAAACGACGTGGTCGTCAAAGGACATTCCAATTGCAGCTGTGGCAGAACGTCAAAAATGATAATGGAGGTTGTAGGAAGGGCTGATGATTTACGGAAGATTCGTGGGGTCCTCTTTTCTCCGAAAACCATTGAGCAGCTTATACGGGAAGAGTTCACGGATATTGTCGAATATGAGATTGTTGTCGAGCGGAAGGGCATCATGGATGAGATAACTCTGAGGATAGAGGCAACTCCAAAACTCGGAAAGGATGACGTCGAAAACCTTACAAAGAGATTGAAGGAAAGAGCCAAGGTAAAGACAAATCTGACGTGCAAGGTAAAGGTTGAGCCGCAAGGGGCCCTGCCGCGGTATGACCTTAAGGCAAAACGATTCAAAGATATGAGAGAGGTTAAAAATGATGGATGAAATCAGGAAGGAGATACAGAATATCGAAAAGAGTGCCGAGAGATTAAAATCCCTGGCAAAGGACAACAATGCCATACGGAAGAATGCGGAAATCATCCTGACCTACTTATACATACTGAAGTTTATCACACCTGTTTTGGGGGAAGAGGATCAGTGATGGACGTCGTCAAGAATTTCAGGAAGGTTGTCCTTTGCTGATAGCTGATAGCTGATAACTAAAAGCTATATCTTGAACCCTGTTTTAAGCTTACCTCTCGTGAGAATATTTTCGTGGATTACCCTGCCATTGCCATTCTTTAAAAGGCTTTCCTCCATATCCCCCATAATATTTTTACAGAGGGAACCGGGTAAGCCTTCCATCACATCTATGGGGATGAAAATTGATTTTGTGTCCGCTGTTACCTTGTCCTTATGGCACTGCCTCCATATCCATCTTCTCGTCAGCACTTCCTTCTCATCCTTGTATATAACCTCGCCTTTATCAGCGACCTCCATTTCGCCCGAATCCATCGGGACAAATGGTTCTCCACCTTCTGCAAAACAGAGCGATATATCGCCTTCCAGTGGTGGGATGGCATGACCACCCATGGGGACTACATATTTGAGTGATATGGCATTGTATAAATCCACAACAGGGTTTATCCTCGGAAAGGGTCCTCCTTTGAGGGCACGCCTGAGGAGTGATTCTATTGAGCTATAGTACTTTGATGCAGAGATACCGAGTTTACCAAATGCCTCTCTCCACACCCTTATATGGGGATGGTCCTGGGGTTTCTCATAAGGGAAGTGGGTCCTTATATCCTCAAGGACCACCTCGAGAGCGTCCTCTCCATATTTCGTATTGTCTATCTCACAGATAAGTACGCCTATCTTTAAGGAAGGGAACAGTGCGAAAAGCCTTTCATCGATTGAAAAGTTCATTTATAAATTCTTTGAAGCCACTGAGATTCTTGCTATTGCCCTGAGTAGCGCCATTTCATGTATCTTATATTCTGAATGGTCAAAGGGAAGTCCCTTTAATGTTGATTCTGCCCTCTCCAGCGCCTTTTTTGCACGCTCGACATCAACCTCCCCGGCAAATTCTGCTGTCTCTACAAGGAATGTGACCTTATCTTCAATTACCTCAGCAAATCCCCCGCTTGTGGCAATGTATATGGTCTTCCCGCCTTTCATATAACGGGCTTCACCGATCTTTAGCATGGTAAGGAATTGTATGTGGCCTGGAAGAATGCCAAACTCACCGAGGGCTCCGTTTGCTTCTACCATATCCACTTCTTCATGCACAAGAACCCGTTCAGGGGTTATTATTTCAAGGTTAAGCATGCCCACAATTATTCTCCAGCAAAACCTTTTGCCTTTTCCGCTGCCTCCTCTATCGTTCCCACCATGTAGAACGCCTGCTCTGGCAGTTCATCATGTTTACCCTCAACAATCTCCCTGAAGCCTTTTATTGTATCTTTCAGTGTCACATACCTCCCCTGGGAGCCTGTAAAGGCTTCAGCAACAAAGAAAGGCTGGGATAAAAATCTCTGTATCTTCCTTGCCCTTGCAACAACAAGCTTATCTTCCTCTGAGAGCTCATCCATACCGAGGATGGCAATAATATCCTGTAAATCTTTGTATTTCTGGAGTATCCTCTGAACCTCCCGTGCTGTCTGGTAATGCTCCTCCCCAACAACCTTCGGGTCAAGGATTCTGCTTGTTGAATCAAGGGGATCAACTGCCGGGTATATCCCGAGCTCAGATATCTGCCTTGAAAGAACTGTAGTTGCATCGAGATGGGCAAAGGTTGTTGCTGGCGCAGGGTCCGTAAGGTCGTCTGCCGGTACATAGATGGCCTGAACAGAAGTGATTGAACCCCTGAGTGTCGAAGTAATCCTCTCTTCCAGCTCGCCTAAGTCTGTCGCAAGGGTTGGCTGATAACCAACCGCAGATGGCATCCTGCCGAGTAATGCGGAGACCTCCGAGTTTGCCTGTGTAAATCTGAATATATTATCAATAAAGAGTAGCACGTCCTGGCCCTCTTCATCCCTGAAATACTCCGCTGCAGTGAGTGCGGTAAGCCCTATCCTCGCACGTGCACCCGGCACCTCTGTCATCTGGCCGTAGATAAGCGCACACTTGTCAAGAACACCTGAGCCCTTCATCTCAAGCCACAGGTCATTACCCTCCCTTGTTCTCTCTCCCACACCGCCAAATACGGATATACCGCCATGATGCATTGCTATATTGTGGATCATCTCCATGATAATAACCGTTTTGCCAACGCCTGCACCCCCAAAAAGTCCAACCTTACCGCCCTTCGGGTATGGCTCAAGGAGGTCAATGACCTTGACCCCTGTTTCAAGGAGTTCTACCTTTGTATTCTGCATGGTAAGCAGAGGGGCAGGTCTGTGTATTGGATAC
This genomic window from Pseudomonadota bacterium contains:
- a CDS encoding AMP-binding protein, which gives rise to MEYWNPYTETLPREKLENIEFSYFKNMFSYAKTHSALYRDKLKGIEADDIRTVHDISKIPFTYKEELRAYQEIEPHPYGGLLGVDIKDVTTFRQTSGTTGKPVYVPESYESWQWRIESWCHILYMAGFRPRHRVFLPFGYNVYVAFWEAHYASEKVGCEVIPGGALDTKGRVNKIIEIRANAMMNTPTYGLHIAEEAMNMGIDPKSLGIERMLCAGEPMPEATRRKLEDLYGCETYDHIGGTEVCGWAGMCKVKKGLHIIEPFFLVEILDRETLTKEVGEGEQGVVVITPLGRRSFPFIRFNTNDVVVKGHSNCSCGRTSKMIMEVVGRADDLRKIRGVLFSPKTIEQLIREEFTDIVEYEIVVERKGIMDEITLRIEATPKLGKDDVENLTKRLKERAKVKTNLTCKVKVEPQGALPRYDLKAKRFKDMREVKNDG
- a CDS encoding phenylalanine--tRNA ligase beta subunit-related protein codes for the protein MNFSIDERLFALFPSLKIGVLICEIDNTKYGEDALEVVLEDIRTHFPYEKPQDHPHIRVWREAFGKLGISASKYYSSIESLLRRALKGGPFPRINPVVDLYNAISLKYVVPMGGHAIPPLEGDISLCFAEGGEPFVPMDSGEMEVADKGEVIYKDEKEVLTRRWIWRQCHKDKVTADTKSIFIPIDVMEGLPGSLCKNIMGDMEESLLKNGNGRVIHENILTRGKLKTGFKI
- a CDS encoding F0F1 ATP synthase subunit epsilon; translated protein: MVGMLNLEIITPERVLVHEEVDMVEANGALGEFGILPGHIQFLTMLKIGEARYMKGGKTIYIATSGGFAEVIEDKVTFLVETAEFAGEVDVERAKKALERAESTLKGLPFDHSEYKIHEMALLRAIARISVASKNL
- the atpD gene encoding F0F1 ATP synthase subunit beta; translation: MSVEVKGKIVQVIGTVVDIRFPSDNLPPIYGAIYMTNPTISDKPENLVLEVAQHIGDSTMRCIAMETTDGLVRGQDATYRGTQITVPVGKEILGRVLNVIGAPVDNGPPVKTEKVYPIHRPAPLLTMQNTKVELLETGVKVIDLLEPYPKGGKVGLFGGAGVGKTVIIMEMIHNIAMHHGGISVFGGVGERTREGNDLWLEMKGSGVLDKCALIYGQMTEVPGARARIGLTALTAAEYFRDEEGQDVLLFIDNIFRFTQANSEVSALLGRMPSAVGYQPTLATDLGELEERITSTLRGSITSVQAIYVPADDLTDPAPATTFAHLDATTVLSRQISELGIYPAVDPLDSTSRILDPKVVGEEHYQTAREVQRILQKYKDLQDIIAILGMDELSEEDKLVVARARKIQRFLSQPFFVAEAFTGSQGRYVTLKDTIKGFREIVEGKHDELPEQAFYMVGTIEEAAEKAKGFAGE